The Microbacterium sp. W4I20 genome segment TGTGTGACATGGGAGCGATGAGACTCGCGATCGAGGTCAGGGGCGAGGCCTCGCACTCCCCCCACCCTTCGTATCCTCCGGCTTCGACGCGGACGAGCAGGACATCCTGGCTGCCGTCACCGACATCGAGCACCTCCGGCATCGCCAGGTAGAAGAAGTCGACGGCGTCGATGTGCATCGGAGGCTACCTCGCTGTTCCGTGGTTGGTCTGCGATGACGTGCGTTCGCAGTAAGTACAGATAACCGCAACACTACTTGTGTGTCAAGTGTCTCGTAGAATTAGGCAGTTCTGCCAACTCTGCCAACCAGGCCGCTGACTTGTACTACAGGTTGAACGAGCGGATTCCTTTTGCTGTTGCGCCGCCATCGACCACGATCGCCTGTCCATTGATGAGCGATGACGCCTCGGTCAGGAGGAATTCAATGACGGAGGCCACCTCATCCGGCGTTCCCATCCGTCGCATAAGGTGCAGTGACTCGTCTGCGGCTTGTGCCTCGGCGGGGTCATCGGCGCGTTCCCATTCGAGCCTGCACATGTCAGTGTCGATCGCACCCGGGAGGACGACGTTCGACCGAAGACCCGATGCGCCGTAGTCCACCGCGAGCTGACGAGCCATCGCCACGACGGCTCCCTTCGTCGCCGCGTAGACGAAGGCGCTCGGGAACCCGACCAGCGCATGGATGGAGCTCACGGACACGACTGACCCCCCGTCGGGCATCGCGCTTGCGGCGGCCGCGCATCCCAATAGCGTTCCGACCAGGTTCACGTCAACCTGGGGGCGGATATGTTCGAGCGTGATCTCCGATGCGGGCGCAGCCAACTGAATGGCTGCGTTGTTGACCCACCCCCGGAGGGGCGCCATTTGCGCGGCGGTATCGGCCGCTGCCGCATGCGTCTCCGGGTCGCGAACATCGCCGATGACTCGTGCGATGTTCGGGATCTCAGGTCCGCGGGGATGGACAATATCGACCGCGACGACGGACCATCCGGCACGCGCGAGTCGGATCGACGTCGCTCGCCCGATGCCGTTGCCCGCACCCGTCACCACTACTGACTGCGTCAACATTTCGGATCGTCTCTCTCGTGGCAATAGCGATGCCATATTCGCGCGGCGGTATAGTCACTGCCAACCTAGAGGTTGAGGCTCAGATCATGTCCAGACGATGTCGAACTCGGCGTGGGTCGAAACGATCTCGATGTGAACGGCCTCCTCCTGAGCGTCGTAGGTCCCCGCCGTCACGGTCGCAGCGCCACCTCCTCGCGGATGCGGCAAGCGTACCGAGATGGCGTCAGGGTGTCGATCCGGGTCGAACGAAGCGGAGAATCGAGCGCTGTTCCCGTCATCACTTACAGTCACGCAGGCTGAGACTGGTCCAAAGTAGCTGCGGACATTCGTGAGTTCGATGCGCTCCTTTGGGGACATCCAAGATCGGGGGATGCCGGAGAAGAACTTCAGATCGCGGCCGTCCTCGAGGTACAGCATCCACCTGGTCTGCATGAGGAACCATGCTTCCTCGTGTGTCTTGTGCGGGCTAGCGTGAAAGTAGTGTTCCCAGAACGAGTATGTTTCTCGGTCTGCCAACGAAGCGACCATCGTGAAGTAGGCGCGGAGAAACGCTCGGGGCTCTCCCCGACGCAGATGGACCAGAGGGTGGGGGCTGTAGTACGGCTGGCTGAAAGCTGCATTGTCGTGGAACGAGAGATCTGCGCTGTACTCCAGCATTTCTTGCGCCGTCGGCTCATCCGGTTCAAGTACCTCTTGCGCGATCAACCAGAGCGGTCCGATCAACGCGTCTCGCGTAGTGATCGTGCCGTGCGAGAACGCGGGCTCAGCGGTCCGTGCGAGCATGACAGGTCCAGGGTGCCCGGCCCAGGGTGGCGCCGTCCGCGACCATGTCCCGTCGCTGAGTGGCACGATGGGCGAGATGGCCATCGCTTCTGCAAGAGATGCTCGAATATCTTCTTTGAGATCATGAGCTGCTCTGGACCAGAGTGCACTGAGATCGGGGTCGATATCCTCGAACATCTCAGCGGCTCGCGAAAGCCCGAGGCATGCGAACCCGTTCAGCATGTAGGTGGCGAAGGGATCGTCGGGATCTGCGACTTTCCCGACGAGCAGCCCGTGCGGCTCGACACCTTCGCTCTGCTGGACGGCTCTCTGATCGAGGATGTAGCCGACGGCGCTCTCAATTGTCGCGCGTGAACGAGAGAGCCAGTCGGCGTCGCGATGGATCCGATAGTGCTCACCGAACGACCACAGGATCGCTTCGGTCTCCAGCATGTAGCCGTTGAAGTTTTGAATGAACCCATCGGGTCGTTGTTTCATTGAGAAATAGTCCAACGATCGGCTTGCGACGTCCGACCACCCCATCGAATCGAAGAACTGAATGATGGGCCCGCTTTCGGAGCCGATCGGGCTGTAGACGCCAATCATCGGCGCGAGCGGTGCCTCTGGTTCCGATCCGAAAGTGATGAGGTCCAAGTGGAGCAGCCCAGCGGAGATCATGTTCGCGATGCGCGGATCCGGAACCTTGATCGAAGCCGCTGAGGACAACTTGGCTTGCCAGTATCGGGAAACATCGGCAGTGATGAGATCCGTCGACTTCGCATAGAGCGCAAGCGCCCGCTCGGACGTCACCGGGGTGTGGGGAATTGCCACGTCAAGGGTTGCTTCTCCTCCAGGAGCGAGGAGCAGGGCCGTCTCCTCGTGCTCGGGGGCACGTCCGTTCAACTTTGCCACAGCGTAGATTCGACCATCCGCGAGAGCACCATACCCATCCGCGAAAACGTGGTCGATGAGAGTCTCGCCACCAAGCTTGTATGGAGCGGGCACGCCAAAGAACGCATGCCTTGCGACAGATGCGTTGTTCTCCGCTCGAATGCGCAGGAAGAGCACCGTCTCCTCCGCCGGCTCATACTCCCCTAGCTGAGCTTCGTACTCGGCCGTTTGGTCTGCCGTGAATGTGTGGCCACCAGCATGCCCGTCGGCGACCAGAGCGGGGGTCCCGAAGATCGGATTTTCGGCCAGCGACGAGACCTCCAAAGAAACAAACGCTGTGACGGTGTAAGTGATCTCACCATCCGGCACGCTGGCGACGAGGATCGGGAGGCAACCATCGACTAGCGACCGGGCGACGTCATGCTGCGAACTGATCCCTCTTCCGAGGTTATAGCGATAGTTCACGGGGTCACCGTCCGGGTCAAGCGTGACACCCTGCCAATGCCGAAGAGGCGTGACCCAGTTCGCCGAGCGCTCGGCGTCATTGACCGGCCCAACCCCTGCGAACCCGACCGAGAAAATCCTGTGATCACGTCCCAGACCGAGCCAGGTCGGCCCCGGCAGTGTGCGCCCGTTCGAAGCGGCAGCAAACGAATGCTCCTCAGATCCGAAGGACGCTAACGCCGTCTGCCTCCCCTTATCCTCGATACTCGACAACAAGGTAGCGAAGTCTGCCATGTTCTCGGCTAGAACGACGGCAGCTCCGACCCTGCGGACGAGCATCTGCTCTACTGTGTCAAGCTCGTCTGGCCAGAAGGAAAAGCCACCGTCAGCGGTGTCTACTCTGACGAGCTCGTGGGGGCGTGTCGACCACGACGCGAGAAATCGACCTGGCCTGACCTGATCGACTCGCTCCGCACCCCTCACCGTGGCGCGGGATGAGGGATCCTGCAACTCGACGGCAATCTCGTACATGTCGGCCTCTCGATGACGATGTATACGCCGAGGAAGTCGGCCATCAAACCGATGGTAGGCAAAGCCTACTTATGTGTCAAGTTCAGCAAACAAGCCCTATAGCGAGCGAGAAACACCTGCTTTACCGCTTTCTTGTATGAGAACCGATGTCATCGGTCGGGGTCACCGAGTCCGCGTTCGGTATCCGCTAGGTCCTCAACCATCGCTCGAGCCGCAGCCTCAGGATCGCCCGCCGCGATCGCGTCGCGAATGGCGATATGCCGATCGACGGCGACATCGTTGGTACCCCCATCGCGGAGGTAGCCATCCCAGACAGCCTGACGCGACTCCATGAGCAGCCCGGCAAGACCCTCAAGCACGAATCCGAAAACCGGATTCGCTGCGTTCGCGATCGTGCGGTGGAACTCGACGTCTGCCTTGAGCAGGTCAATGTCGTCCTTTCCGGAACGCATCTCACTCAAGAGATCTGACAGGCGCGCGATGATTGGTCCGTCCGGACGCGCCGCTGCGAGGCGAGCCGCGCCCACCTCGACAACCTCGCGAAACGCGTGGAGGTCTCGGAGGGACGCGCGTTCTATCGTGAACTTCGAGCTGAGTAGTGTGGAGAGCTGTTCCGCCTGCGGTCGCCTGATGACTCCTTCGCGTCCCTGACGCCTGTCGAGCAACCCCTGTCCCGACAGCTGCGCAAGCGCCTCCCTAATCACGGTGCGAGACACACCAAACTCATCAGCGAGTTTGCCGGTCGACGGTATCGAATCTCCATCGCTAAGGCCGATCTCGGCGAAATGAGCGGCGAGCCTTGCGGCGACGCGGTCCGTCATCGATGGCGCTGGCTCGCGTCCCGTGGGCAGTTGACTCATAGCGGTTCCTTCGGGTTCACGACGGGACTGTCGGTGACGGCTGAGGGTCGGCGAATTCAACGGGGAGAACCAGCCCTCATCCGTATCGCCAGTCTGCCGGATCTTCGGTTCTCATGCTCGGGAAGTCATTGGCTCTTTCGACGCCTTCGGGGCACCGACGTGCAGCTTGTTCTCTGTAGAAGGGTTCAATCGCGCCAGCGTATCCCGCAGCAGCGCAGAGAGCACCAGAAACGATCGTTTACGGTGAATCGATCGCCGACTACCACCAGGTGTGCAACACACCGAAGGCTGATCCGCCAAAACCCCTGCCGAAACCAAGCCGCGCCGGAACATCGATATCACGGTTTTCGGCGCGGTCGCGAGCGACACCACCACAGACGCTTTCACGCCCTATGTCCCGACTGCTATATCGCGAGCCGCGGACTCGACGGCGGCCGATCTTAGCTTTTGCGGGCATGTTCACGACCTCGCCTACGACTGCGTGAACCAGGGTGACGTCTCGAACGTGCAGACGATCCAGCCTCCGGATTGAGCCGACCAGTCGTAGCAAAGCAGCTACAGAGACGGCCCGACCCTCTGTACTTCGGTGCGGCGGGTTCGTTGCTGCTCAGGTGGGTGGGCCTGGGCGAGGTTCTGTACCCGGTGAAGGGCAGCACGGGCGCGGGTGGCGTCGATCTTCTGCGCCTCCGACTCGGCCTGCGCCCCAAGCGGGGACGATCCGGTGATCCCGTAGCGGTCGCGGTAAGCGGCGATGGTGCGGGCACCGTAGCGCCATCCCCGGGCCGCTCGTGCCTGCGTCGGTTGCGTGCCGAGCTTCGTGATCCACTCGTGTTTGTCTGTGAGTGCAGTGTCGACGAGCACGTCGGCACGCGCCTCGATGAGGTCGCGCCGGTCGGTCAGAGCCCGCCGCATCTCGGACGGCATGAAGCCTGTGGCCTCCGGGATGAGACCGGCGATCAGGCGCGGTGCCGCGCGGGCACGGCCGGCGCCTGCTGGGCGGGAGGTCGCGTTGGCGACGCGGTCGTGCAGGACGGCGGCGATGTCTTCGGCGTCTCCGAAACCGCGCGTTCTGACTAGGTGTGGCAGCAGGGTCTCGATGTCGTGCTGGTTCGCTTCGGCCCGTCGCAGCTCGGCGGTGAGTGCGCCGAAAGCCGGCGAGGCGATCGCGTCCTCGGCGCCGTTGCCGCTGAGCCCGGAGGATCGGATGAGTGCGGCCCAGCGGTCGTGCTGTGCGGCGGTGGCTAGGGTCTCGTATTCGGCGGCTAGCTGCGCGATCGAGGTCCAGGTGTCCTGCTCGGCGGTGACGGTCTCGTGCGCGGAGAGTTCGGCACCTGCGTGCTGCAGTACCCCGAACAGCACCGACCGTGCGGTTGCCTCGGTGTTGTCGCCGGGGTGCGGGCCGTCGTGGGCGGGGTCGGGCTTGTCGACGGCGACGTAGGCGATGTTCTCTTCGCGGCCGCGGGTCATGGCGACGTAGAACGTTTCCTTGGTCATCGACGCATCCGCGAGAACGTGAGAGGAGTTCACCGTGATGCCCTGCGCCCGGTAGGAGGTGACGGCGTAGCCGAGGTCGAGGTGCTCTGTCACGTACCCCGCCGGGACTACAACCGTCCCGCTCCACCTGCGTCCGGCGCGGCGCAGGGTGAGGGCACCATGGTGGTGGACCTGGGTGATCATCCACCGGTCGCCATTGCGTACCCAGGATCGCCCGGCGCGCAGGCGACGGTCGTTGCGGCGGGTGATGACGGTATCCCCGACCGCGGCGCGGGAGCCGTCGTGCAGCTCGACGTCGCGGCCGGGGTTCACCGTGCCGTCAAGGATCAGATCAGCCCGCGCCCTGTTGTTGAGCGCTTGGACGGATTCGAGGGAGTCGGTCACGAGGACACTGGCCCGACCGGCGAGGGAGTCTGCCCGCCAGGCGGTGTAGGCGGCGTCGATCATGTCCTCGGTCTCCCCGCCGATCACACGGGAGTGCTTGGCGTAGGTGTCGATGACCTCGGTGCGGCCGTGCCGCAGGTCGAGGGAGGCGGTCTTCTCCCATGGGTTGACGAAACGGTGCACGTCGACCAGCTCGGGGATGTCGTCGCGGTCCTGGACGAGGAGAGAGAACGCGCCGCCCGCGGTGACGGACTGGAGCTGGGCGTGGTCCCCGACCAGCAGCACCTTCGCCCCGGCCTCCGCCGCCAAGGCCGTGATGCGGTCGAGGGAGAGCGTGCCCGCCAGCGATGCCTCATCGACGATGACGAGCTGGCCCCTGCGGAAGGTCTCCCCGGTGCGGTCATGGATGTCGAGCCACTTGGCGGTGTTCTCCGTCTGGATGCCGAGGTCATCGGCCAGGACCTGCGCTGCCGCCGCAGACGGCGCGAGCCCCACCACGCTGCCGCGCCCGTGTTCCTGCTCCCACGCCCACCGCAACGCCGACATCGCGGTCGTCTTCCCCGCACCCGCCGGACCAACCAGCACATCGAGCATCCGCCCGGAGACCGCGATCTTCGCCAACGCGACCGCCTGGTCGTCACCGAGCACGTGACCCTTGCTGTCGGGGCGCTTGGTAGTCCATTCGACGGTCGTCAGCGGCACGGTCGGGGCGGTGGTGGTGCGCGCGCGCTCGAGAAGGCGATCCTCGGCGGCCAGCAGCACCTCGGACGTGAACAGTGCCGAGTGCTTCGGCCGGAACACGCTCGTGCCATCCCGCCGGCGGAACGCTGCCGGGCTGGACGCGAGCTCGGGCGGAGTCAGGCGCAGCGACGCGGCTTCGGCGGCGTCGACGACCAGTCCGATGACGGCTTCTCGATCTGCGGTCGTGGCGAACCGGTAGCTCATCGTCTGTCGCGCCGCCTCGGCGGTGAGGTTCCAGCGGTGCCAGGTGGAGCGCTTCTCACCGACCGCGGTCACCACATCCTGCCCGAGCAAGGCGATCACATCGAGGGGCACGTCGTCGGCGCGCAGCAGCAACGGCTCATCGTTCACCGTGACGGTGCGTGCCCACGCGGTTGCATCCGCCCCGAGCACTTGTCTGGCGCGTTCCCGCCAGGAGGTGGTGAGGTCGGCCAGCGACCGTACCTTTTTATCGGGCCGGGTGGAGAGGGTGGCTTGGGCGCGGAGCTTCATGATCGTCGTCGATGACGGCCGCCGCCCGCGCGTCGCGATGTATTGGCTGATGAGGCGATCGGTCTCGGTGTCGATGCGCCGGGCCCGGGTGGAGAACTCCTTAACCAGCGCCTCCGGCACCGCGGCGACCGCCCACGCCGGGTTCCGGTCGCGGCCCCTGTCCCGCGCCTCCCACGAGACACCCAGCACCCGGGTCAGATGGTCAGCGAAGACCGCCTCGTGCAGTTCGGAGAGGGCGACCACGGCGGCGTGCATCGGCCCCCCGTCCAACGCCCGCCACTTGTTGTCGAGGACGGTCTGCACCTTGTTACTGATAACGACATGCGTGTGCAGGTGCGGATCACCCGCCCTCGAGTCGTAGTGAGCAAATGCCGTCGCGACCAAGCCGCGGACATCGACCTGCGCAACCGCACCGTCACGGCCGGTTGCACCGGCGCGGGTGGCTGCAACCTCCCGCTCCATGAACGCAACCACCTCCCCAACCGCCGCATGGTGCGCGTCCGCGATCACCGCCTGTGTCCCGGCATCCGCGACCGCCCACAACACGCTCGCGGACTTCGGGATCGAGAACGTGAAGTCGTACCCCGCCACCGCCCTCCGCGTCCCGCGCTCGGACTCCTCCGCCTCGATCGCGGCGACGGCCTCTGCACGTGAAGCGCGCCCGAGGGCTGGATTGAGTGCCGCGGCGCGTTCCTCGATGCGCTCGGCAACGCTCCGGTATTCGGGGTAGGCGCGGCCGAGCGGATCGCCGGTGATGGGATCACGGCCCATGCCGACCAGGAGCTGGAGCTGAGCTTCGGAGACCTGATCGCCCACGTTGATCCGCCCGCCGCCAAGCGTGGCGACGCCCGTGCCGAGCCAACGGCCTGGCGGTGTGCCCTCAGCGTTGTAATAGCGCGTCAACGCGGTGGAGAGAGACCTGTCGCCGTCGCCGGCCGCGACGGTGCGCAGCAGATATTTGTATCCATCGCCCGCGCTCATCACGCGCATCGACACCGTCATACGTCCGCCCTTCTCCTCCTGCTCACGAGGTGAGCAGCAGCCCGTTGAAAGCGGGCTCACCCTCGATCTGCAAGAGGCGTGGCAGATCTTGCGCCGGACGGTGGCAGGGTCGTGGATCCAGCAAGGTCCAATGGCCGAGATGGGCTGCTTTCTGAAGGACGTGCGTGTGGACGCCGGCTGATCTCAGCGCGACGCGTACGAGCATCTCCTCGGCGAAGTTGCCTCCGAACACGGATGGGGCGTGGAAGTAACACACATGACGAGCGATCGTTCGGAACCCTGGCGACCCCCGCCCCGGCTCATCGAGATTCATTCGACGCGTTCGACTTGCTGCCGTCACCGGAGGTCGAGGCTCGCAAGATGGTCCATGACCTCAACGCAGGGCTGGCTGAGTTCGCGAGCGTCGCTGAGGCGCTCGAAGAGGCCGATGTATTCCGGGGGCGGCTTGCGGTCGATGCGAACGATCGTGTGCTTGCGAGAACGGTGCCGCAAAATTTTCGGCACCGTCATCGTTGCGTCAAGGCCACCGGCGTCTCCCCCTTAAGGTACGCCGCCGCCCCCTGGAGTCAATAGCGGCACGTCAAGGAGGGGAACGCAGCGAATGAAAGCGCTGGCAAGACGTTCCCCCGTGGGCAGGCAAGCGCGAGCGGGCTTCCAGAGATACGTGGGAGCGAAGCGTACACCTGTCCATCGCCGGAACTGTTGTCGCGCCTCGCCACCGGGCAGTCGCGATGTCGGCCACGAATGGTGTCGCACAAGATAGGAGAATGCGATGAGCGCGGATCACAGTACCGACTCGCCTCGGATGTTCCTCTCCGAGGAAGAGGCGGCAGCACAGCTCGGCATCCACCGCACGACGCTGCGCGCGTTGGCCTTGGATGGCCGGTCCCCCCCTCGAGCCCGTCAATCTGACCGCGCATAAGCGGATCTACCGTCTCCGCGATCTCGAACGGCTGGGCGGTGTATCAGAGTGAGCATCGAGATCCGGCGGACTACGGCCGGTAGGCCCTACTACGTCGTTCGAGTCAAGTCCGGCCGCCGGCTAGTGGCCTCGAAGGCGTTCGATATCAAGCGAGACGCAGAGATATGGGAACGGACACAGAAGCACCTCGTCGAGACAGGCCGCTCCTTGCCTCCTCCTCGCACGTTCACCCTCGGGAAGCTTGTCACGCAGTTCAAGATGGCGCGCGCGGGCGGGAACCCGCACAGTGTCGACACCGATGTGAATAACCTGAACACGCTGCCCGCGAGCCTGCTCGACCGCCCGCTTGCGTCCATCAACGCCAGCGACATCCGCGCTCATCTGCTCCGGCAGCTGCGGGCGGGCAAGAAGCCATCCACCGTCGCGCGGGCAAAGACCACGCTGAGCGCCTTGTTCACCTTCGCCGCTGCTGAAGGTCTTCTGCATCAACCTCACCCGGTGCGCACCATGGCGCGGATCCCCGAACTCGCAGCACCCACGCTGCGTCCCGTCAGCCCACATTCCATCCCCACATCGCGGATCGTTGCCTCGGCTCTCGCCGACCTCCGTGGGCGCCGCTCGGATATCGCTGATGTCTTCGAGTTCC includes the following:
- the mobF gene encoding MobF family relaxase: MTVSMRVMSAGDGYKYLLRTVAAGDGDRSLSTALTRYYNAEGTPPGRWLGTGVATLGGGRINVGDQVSEAQLQLLVGMGRDPITGDPLGRAYPEYRSVAERIEERAAALNPALGRASRAEAVAAIEAEESERGTRRAVAGYDFTFSIPKSASVLWAVADAGTQAVIADAHHAAVGEVVAFMEREVAATRAGATGRDGAVAQVDVRGLVATAFAHYDSRAGDPHLHTHVVISNKVQTVLDNKWRALDGGPMHAAVVALSELHEAVFADHLTRVLGVSWEARDRGRDRNPAWAVAAVPEALVKEFSTRARRIDTETDRLISQYIATRGRRPSSTTIMKLRAQATLSTRPDKKVRSLADLTTSWRERARQVLGADATAWARTVTVNDEPLLLRADDVPLDVIALLGQDVVTAVGEKRSTWHRWNLTAEAARQTMSYRFATTADREAVIGLVVDAAEAASLRLTPPELASSPAAFRRRDGTSVFRPKHSALFTSEVLLAAEDRLLERARTTTAPTVPLTTVEWTTKRPDSKGHVLGDDQAVALAKIAVSGRMLDVLVGPAGAGKTTAMSALRWAWEQEHGRGSVVGLAPSAAAAQVLADDLGIQTENTAKWLDIHDRTGETFRRGQLVIVDEASLAGTLSLDRITALAAEAGAKVLLVGDHAQLQSVTAGGAFSLLVQDRDDIPELVDVHRFVNPWEKTASLDLRHGRTEVIDTYAKHSRVIGGETEDMIDAAYTAWRADSLAGRASVLVTDSLESVQALNNRARADLILDGTVNPGRDVELHDGSRAAVGDTVITRRNDRRLRAGRSWVRNGDRWMITQVHHHGALTLRRAGRRWSGTVVVPAGYVTEHLDLGYAVTSYRAQGITVNSSHVLADASMTKETFYVAMTRGREENIAYVAVDKPDPAHDGPHPGDNTEATARSVLFGVLQHAGAELSAHETVTAEQDTWTSIAQLAAEYETLATAAQHDRWAALIRSSGLSGNGAEDAIASPAFGALTAELRRAEANQHDIETLLPHLVRTRGFGDAEDIAAVLHDRVANATSRPAGAGRARAAPRLIAGLIPEATGFMPSEMRRALTDRRDLIEARADVLVDTALTDKHEWITKLGTQPTQARAARGWRYGARTIAAYRDRYGITGSSPLGAQAESEAQKIDATRARAALHRVQNLAQAHPPEQQRTRRTEVQRVGPSL
- a CDS encoding SDR family NAD(P)-dependent oxidoreductase, which produces MLTQSVVVTGAGNGIGRATSIRLARAGWSVVAVDIVHPRGPEIPNIARVIGDVRDPETHAAAADTAAQMAPLRGWVNNAAIQLAAPASEITLEHIRPQVDVNLVGTLLGCAAAASAMPDGGSVVSVSSIHALVGFPSAFVYAATKGAVVAMARQLAVDYGASGLRSNVVLPGAIDTDMCRLEWERADDPAEAQAADESLHLMRRMGTPDEVASVIEFLLTEASSLINGQAIVVDGGATAKGIRSFNL
- a CDS encoding FadR/GntR family transcriptional regulator, which produces MSQLPTGREPAPSMTDRVAARLAAHFAEIGLSDGDSIPSTGKLADEFGVSRTVIREALAQLSGQGLLDRRQGREGVIRRPQAEQLSTLLSSKFTIERASLRDLHAFREVVEVGAARLAAARPDGPIIARLSDLLSEMRSGKDDIDLLKADVEFHRTIANAANPVFGFVLEGLAGLLMESRQAVWDGYLRDGGTNDVAVDRHIAIRDAIAAGDPEAAARAMVEDLADTERGLGDPDR
- a CDS encoding tyrosine-type recombinase/integrase, translating into MSIEIRRTTAGRPYYVVRVKSGRRLVASKAFDIKRDAEIWERTQKHLVETGRSLPPPRTFTLGKLVTQFKMARAGGNPHSVDTDVNNLNTLPASLLDRPLASINASDIRAHLLRQLRAGKKPSTVARAKTTLSALFTFAAAEGLLHQPHPVRTMARIPELAAPTLRPVSPHSIPTSRIVASALADLRGRRSDIADVFEFLSLTGLRWGELRALRTNALSDVPLPQLIVERSHSDGYEEKEPKSWRGARLIPLSPRAVAIFREHAHGKPLDAYLFTNRRGEQLSVGVVRKFPLGFRRHALRHYAASTWLRLGTPVNEVAEYLGDDPRTVLAVYAHVLGDDQRRAHLRRLTAAEEHPFEQRRAQRSPNDRLPGLGS